In the genome of Armatimonadota bacterium, one region contains:
- a CDS encoding PKD domain-containing protein, with protein sequence MKFLPGDFTIAPSAADQSAPAIARSSNGSLAVWSDYRSNPYGSFDYETGRDIYGLRFGPDGAPIGATPFPIATVPAAQENPKVCWNGNHWLVVFETTGLSGTGSYYEKTLAAVRVAPDGQIVDQRPITLYGLGSNSGVQWDLATDGSNWVVACQGTSTSNGTVAVRVGPNGQVLDPSDKLVVPEAYFLRFNLRLAYADGVFMLVMDNVNNDTEYVRFDSNLKVLDPLPVIVQGWRTQSLSSDGTNFLLASERQLSDFTNHIWVNRVNAQGQKLDGDGRDVSGSFQPYGQSGPLASWSGSDWRVTWPVFGGVRMATVRADGTVVAAGGLAVQGAQYGPIAALPDGGAQTVWSDYDNSSNNIFGTRILAGGTTLGEHGVSNAAPQQVRPDAATNGSGFMVVYRSTDSAVARVMAVPLDALGNPLLAEPVTLTTGPAINGPTTPQVCWTPSGYIVAWGNGATIFVQRIRPDGSLVDPGPVAVMSGIFGPSDVCAIGDTALVLGRKSFQGGQVITAYGTRIRSTDMAVLDATPVVLGGGYVSRPPSVVALGGRFLVVFMSNWSHDNSIADTAGIFVPTSGAPGASFAVHTTYSTAGGNGIFEIGLASNGSRAIMVQSQELTSGVETDMLCRFIDSTGTVSAAKNLTPWSGNQYRPRVDWDGRHFVIAYQEQKNRTTYWTLDQIDARGDLFGMRVTPEGTVVDPQGFVFNRSPIGESDPTVVSNAGRTIYFGSLMQNAQGLTNYRIGYDVLGSQDNVAPVAVATATPSSGTVPLPVSFSAAGSLDPDGTIVSYFWDFGDGSTSTLPDPSHTYVEGVPRTVELTVTDNGGLKTRQAILVWPKQKNLPPVAVGVATPANGHPSLDAVFTATGSYDPDGLVGNIRWTFGDDHSDYWGATGYHTFGQRGIWPVDLTVWDSDQATTTNRLHVVVGPSSLETPVDVSTTVGLYQSGDASSLATSNDVGYEIREGATASLNGPAAQFEAGFVVDQSTAEGFVVRFESSVTANPSGNVRQKLYAWNVQTGRWDLLDDRPSVKSDVPYEVAVMTGASRYLDSGTRTVKLRMSWTKSGVLAARGWRAKTDHLRLAVLYP encoded by the coding sequence ATGAAGTTCCTTCCCGGCGACTTCACGATCGCGCCCTCTGCCGCCGACCAGTCGGCACCGGCGATCGCGAGGTCCTCTAACGGGTCGCTCGCTGTCTGGTCGGATTACCGCTCGAACCCCTACGGGAGCTTCGACTATGAAACCGGAAGGGACATCTATGGTCTTCGGTTCGGACCTGACGGCGCTCCGATCGGGGCCACCCCGTTCCCGATCGCAACGGTTCCAGCGGCGCAGGAGAACCCGAAAGTCTGCTGGAACGGCAACCATTGGCTCGTCGTGTTCGAAACGACGGGTCTCTCGGGCACGGGCTCTTACTACGAAAAGACCCTCGCCGCCGTACGCGTCGCTCCTGACGGGCAAATCGTCGACCAGCGTCCGATCACGCTCTATGGTCTCGGATCGAACTCTGGTGTGCAATGGGACCTGGCGACCGACGGGTCGAACTGGGTGGTCGCTTGTCAAGGAACCTCGACGAGCAACGGGACGGTCGCGGTGCGCGTCGGCCCGAACGGCCAAGTGTTGGACCCGTCCGATAAGCTCGTCGTGCCCGAGGCGTACTTCTTACGCTTCAACCTTCGTCTCGCCTATGCCGACGGGGTCTTCATGCTCGTCATGGACAACGTCAACAACGATACAGAGTACGTCCGGTTCGATTCGAACCTGAAGGTCCTCGACCCCCTTCCGGTCATCGTCCAAGGCTGGCGGACCCAGTCGTTGTCTTCGGACGGCACCAATTTCCTCCTCGCCTCGGAACGGCAATTGTCCGATTTCACGAACCACATTTGGGTGAACCGGGTGAACGCACAAGGCCAAAAGCTGGACGGCGACGGTCGTGACGTCTCAGGCAGCTTCCAACCCTATGGGCAGAGCGGGCCTCTCGCGTCCTGGAGCGGCTCGGATTGGCGTGTGACATGGCCCGTGTTCGGTGGCGTCCGGATGGCGACCGTTCGAGCCGATGGGACGGTCGTCGCCGCAGGCGGACTGGCTGTCCAAGGTGCGCAATACGGCCCGATCGCGGCCCTGCCAGACGGCGGAGCCCAGACCGTTTGGTCCGACTATGACAATAGTTCGAACAACATTTTCGGTACACGGATCCTGGCGGGAGGGACGACTCTGGGAGAACACGGCGTTTCCAACGCTGCACCCCAACAGGTCCGGCCTGACGCGGCGACGAACGGGTCCGGATTCATGGTGGTCTACCGAAGCACGGATTCGGCGGTCGCCAGGGTCATGGCCGTGCCGCTCGATGCGCTCGGAAACCCTCTACTAGCCGAACCTGTGACCTTGACGACAGGCCCGGCGATCAATGGTCCGACCACGCCACAGGTTTGCTGGACGCCGTCCGGCTACATCGTGGCATGGGGCAACGGCGCCACGATCTTCGTCCAAAGGATCCGTCCTGACGGCTCGTTGGTCGACCCGGGGCCTGTGGCCGTGATGAGCGGAATCTTCGGACCCTCCGACGTCTGTGCGATCGGCGATACGGCCCTCGTCCTCGGTCGAAAGTCGTTCCAGGGCGGCCAAGTGATCACCGCTTACGGGACGAGGATCCGGTCCACGGACATGGCCGTGCTCGATGCGACGCCCGTTGTCTTGGGCGGCGGGTACGTCTCGCGTCCGCCTTCGGTCGTCGCACTCGGCGGCCGGTTCCTCGTCGTCTTCATGAGCAATTGGTCGCACGATAATTCGATCGCCGACACCGCCGGGATTTTCGTTCCGACGAGCGGTGCTCCGGGTGCGTCCTTCGCGGTGCATACGACGTACTCGACGGCCGGTGGCAACGGCATCTTTGAAATCGGACTGGCGTCAAACGGATCGCGGGCCATCATGGTCCAGTCGCAAGAGCTGACGTCTGGGGTCGAAACCGACATGCTGTGCCGTTTCATCGATTCGACAGGGACGGTCTCTGCGGCCAAAAACCTGACTCCCTGGTCGGGGAACCAGTACCGACCCCGCGTGGATTGGGACGGGCGGCACTTCGTGATCGCCTATCAAGAGCAGAAGAACCGCACGACGTACTGGACCCTTGACCAGATCGACGCCAGGGGCGACCTGTTCGGCATGCGCGTCACGCCTGAGGGTACCGTCGTCGACCCGCAAGGGTTCGTGTTCAATCGGAGCCCGATCGGCGAAAGCGACCCGACCGTGGTGTCGAACGCCGGCCGGACGATCTACTTCGGTTCCCTGATGCAAAACGCTCAGGGTCTCACGAACTACCGGATCGGCTACGACGTACTCGGTTCACAGGACAACGTCGCCCCGGTGGCCGTCGCGACGGCGACTCCGTCTAGTGGGACGGTGCCATTGCCCGTGTCATTCAGCGCGGCCGGATCGCTCGACCCAGACGGCACGATCGTGTCCTACTTCTGGGACTTCGGCGACGGATCGACCTCGACGCTTCCCGATCCGTCCCACACGTACGTCGAAGGAGTACCGAGAACGGTCGAACTGACGGTGACCGACAACGGTGGGTTGAAGACGAGGCAAGCGATCCTCGTTTGGCCCAAACAAAAGAACCTGCCGCCTGTCGCCGTCGGAGTCGCGACGCCGGCAAACGGACACCCGTCCTTGGACGCCGTGTTCACCGCTACAGGTTCGTACGACCCGGACGGACTGGTCGGGAACATCCGCTGGACGTTCGGCGACGACCACAGCGACTATTGGGGAGCGACGGGCTACCACACGTTCGGCCAACGCGGCATCTGGCCCGTCGACTTGACCGTATGGGACAGCGACCAGGCGACAACGACGAACCGCCTCCACGTCGTGGTCGGGCCCTCGAGCCTGGAGACGCCTGTCGACGTCTCGACCACGGTCGGTCTTTATCAGTCCGGAGACGCGTCAAGCTTGGCGACGAGTAACGACGTCGGATACGAGATCAGGGAGGGTGCCACGGCCTCGCTCAACGGACCGGCCGCACAGTTCGAAGCGGGGTTCGTGGTCGATCAGTCGACCGCCGAGGGCTTCGTCGTCCGGTTCGAGTCGTCGGTCACGGCGAACCCATCGGGCAACGTCCGTCAGAAGCTGTACGCGTGGAACGTCCAAACCGGCCGGTGGGACCTTCTCGACGACCGGCCTTCCGTGAAATCGGACGTACCGTACGAGGTCGCGGTCATGACCGGAGCTTCCCGATATCTGGATTCGGGAACCCGGACCGTGAAGCTTCGAATGTCGTGGACCAAATCCGGGGTGTTGGCCGCCCGCGGATGGAGGGCTAAGACCGACCACCTCCGATTGGCGGTGCTGTACCCGTAA
- a CDS encoding glutamate--tRNA ligase: MTVRVRYAPSPTGSPHVGNIRTALYNHLFAKRHGGVNIVRIEDTDRARTVEGCEAEILESLRYVGVEWQEGVGSDGPEPSEGPFGPYRQSERNAAGIYGPHWRRLIEQGDAYWAFDTSEELEAMRKEREAQKLSTGYFGGEWRDAPTAKVEAAQAAGKPGVVRLKVPRGLKIVVEDAVRGRIEHDSDLVDDPVLIKADGMPTYHFAAMVDDHLMEVTHIFRGEEWISSAPKHVVLFGALGWTPPVMVHLPVIKGKDGSKLSKRHGDTACLDFRRAGFLGRALANFIALIGWSPGGDREVMSMDEMAEAFDLKGVQPSSGVFDADKLQWMSGVHVRNSGPQRLADEVRDYAGRQETERYWSARVPSSDEVDPHVRLDGLRRLASADPRSAEAAVALLQERVTNLADFGPACRFLFVETVDFDPKAVEKWFHEPHVPDLFRRLSDKVTGMTAHGHTDYEVALKACQTEMGIEKLGPVVHPVRVALTGSTVGPGLFELMAVLGPERIVKRLQSAIGDR; this comes from the coding sequence ATGACCGTCAGAGTCCGCTATGCTCCGAGCCCGACCGGAAGCCCGCACGTCGGGAACATCCGCACAGCGCTCTACAACCACTTGTTCGCCAAACGCCACGGCGGGGTGAACATCGTCCGGATCGAGGACACGGACCGGGCCCGGACGGTCGAAGGGTGCGAAGCGGAGATTTTGGAGAGCCTTCGCTACGTCGGAGTGGAGTGGCAGGAAGGCGTGGGCTCGGACGGGCCAGAACCGTCTGAAGGGCCGTTCGGGCCGTACCGGCAGAGCGAGCGGAACGCCGCGGGAATCTACGGGCCGCATTGGCGACGGCTGATCGAGCAAGGAGACGCGTATTGGGCGTTCGACACTTCGGAGGAGCTCGAGGCGATGCGTAAGGAACGCGAAGCCCAGAAGTTGTCCACGGGCTATTTCGGCGGCGAGTGGCGGGATGCACCGACGGCCAAAGTCGAAGCGGCACAGGCAGCGGGCAAGCCGGGGGTGGTCCGGCTTAAGGTGCCCCGCGGGCTGAAGATCGTCGTGGAGGACGCCGTCCGGGGACGGATCGAGCACGACAGCGACCTGGTCGACGACCCCGTGCTCATCAAGGCCGACGGTATGCCGACCTATCACTTCGCCGCAATGGTCGACGACCACCTGATGGAGGTCACCCACATCTTTCGTGGCGAAGAATGGATCAGCAGTGCGCCCAAGCACGTCGTCCTGTTCGGAGCGCTCGGATGGACGCCACCCGTCATGGTGCACTTACCCGTGATCAAGGGCAAGGACGGATCGAAACTGAGCAAGCGGCACGGCGATACGGCTTGCCTGGACTTCAGACGGGCCGGGTTCCTAGGCCGTGCCTTGGCGAATTTCATCGCCTTGATCGGCTGGTCGCCGGGAGGCGACCGAGAGGTCATGTCGATGGACGAAATGGCGGAGGCGTTCGACCTCAAGGGGGTGCAGCCGTCGAGCGGCGTGTTCGACGCGGACAAGCTGCAATGGATGAGCGGCGTTCACGTACGGAACTCCGGTCCGCAACGGCTGGCCGATGAAGTCCGGGACTATGCCGGCCGCCAGGAAACGGAGCGGTATTGGTCCGCCCGTGTCCCGTCTTCGGACGAAGTCGATCCCCACGTGCGGTTGGACGGCCTCCGCAGGCTTGCCTCTGCAGACCCTCGTTCGGCCGAGGCCGCCGTCGCACTTCTCCAGGAGCGCGTCACGAACTTGGCCGACTTCGGTCCGGCCTGCCGGTTCTTGTTCGTCGAGACCGTCGACTTCGATCCGAAAGCGGTCGAAAAGTGGTTCCACGAACCGCACGTGCCCGACCTGTTCCGACGGTTATCGGACAAGGTGACGGGCATGACGGCTCACGGTCATACGGACTACGAAGTCGCGTTGAAGGCGTGTCAGACCGAGATGGGGATCGAAAAACTAGGCCCCGTCGTCCATCCCGTCCGCGTCGCGTTGACGGGTTCGACCGTCGGCCCTGGTCTCTTCGAACTCATGGCCGTCCTGGGGCCAGAGCGGATCGTCAAGCGACTGCAGTCCGCCATCGGAGACCGCTAA